Genomic segment of Nostoc sp. TCL240-02:
TAAGCGAGGTTAAGTCTAATCGACAATCATGGGGTGGGCACTGCTCACCCTTTTTTCTTAACCGTGGTAGAAAAGCTGTCCACAGTCCCCTAGATTAGAGATAATATTTCCAAAGGAATAACTCTCAAAAGTCATGACTCAAGCCATACCAAAGCTAGTAACCTTTGAGGAATTTGTCGATTGGCTACCCGACAATCGACGAGTCCGCTACGAACTACATAAAGGACAAATTGTTGAGATGGCACAACAGTAGGGGAACATGAGGAAGTTAAAAGCTTTCTAGGTGTCGAAATTCCTGTTGAAATCAAACGTCTAGGATTGCCCTACGGTATCCCTAACCAAGTTATAGTTAGACCTCCTGAAAAAGATTCTGGTTATTTTCCAGATGTCTTGGTGCTAAATCGTGCAAATCTGGAAAATGAACCATTGTGGAAAAAACAATCTACCGTTAGTTTGGGTGCATCAATACCTTTGGCAATTGAGGTTGTATCAACCAACTGGCGGGATGATTACTACTTAAAATACGCTGACTATGAAGAGATGGGTATCCCAGAATACTGGATTGTCGATTATGCTGCTTTGGGTGGACGCAATTTTATCGGCAATCCTAAACAACCGACAATCAGCGTTTGTAACTTGGTTGATGAGGAATATCAGATAAGTAAGTTTCGAGATAACGATGCCTGCGGCAACCCCTCCGGGGAACGCATTATCTCCCAAACCTTTCCCGAATTGAATCTCACCCCAAACCAGATTTTTCAAGCTGCTGTAATCTAGCGTTTATCGTTTTGCCAATTCTGGAGTCCGTCCTTTCAAGCCAATCATCAATTTCAGCATAAATACCTTTAAGAAAGGAACTCGTTGCAAAAACCATAAACCCAAGCGACGAACCATCACTACAGGTAAGAAGTTATTAGAAAACATCCGATCTAATAAATCGGTGAAACCTAAAATCGTCAGGTTTTCCAACTTACGCCAGCGTTCATAACCTTTAAGAATCTGAATGTCGCCAATATCTTTACCCGCTTGGTGCGCTGTTTGTAGAACTTGCGCCAAAGCTGCTGCATCCCGAATCCCCAGATTTAAACCTTGTCCACCCACAGGATGGCAATTGTGCGCCGCATCACCAATTAATGCCAGTCGGGGGAGAACATAGCGATCGCTTTGCATGAGTTGTACCTGGAATACAAAGCGATCGCCTAGTAATTCCAATTTCCCCATTTGATCGCCATAGCGACGGGTGAGTTCTCTTAAAAATTGCTCATCATCTAAGGCACACAAAGCTTTTGCTTCTTCATGTGGGGCTGTCCACACAATGCGGCAACGGTTCTCTGGTAAAGGTAAAATCGCAAAGGGACCGCTAGACCAAAATCTTTCGTAAGCGGTGTTATTGTGCGGCTTTTCTGGTTTGACAAATGCCACGATACAAGACTGCCAATATTTCCAGCCGGAGGTTTTGATACCAGCAGCTTGACGAATTGGCGATCGCGCCCCATCTGCTGCTATCAGTAATTTGCTGCGAAGTGTGCATAACTGATCGGCAATTTTAATATCTATCTCCACTATATCCTGCTGGTAATTCGTATTTACCACTTCAGCCGGACACAGATAAGTCACATTTGGACAATTTTGGACAAACTCCTGTAAAGGCTGCAACAGCGCTTGGTGTTCCGCCACATAACCCAATTCTGCTGTATGTATATCATCTGTGGTAAATTCCACCACATTGGGATAATCGGCATCAGAAAGACGAACTCGGCAATATTTGGCGATTTGAGGCAACATTCTGTCCCAAACTCCAATTCCTTGGTAAATTAGCGCCGAAAGCTGATGAACTGCATAAGCTTGTCCCTTAGCTACCGCCGCTGATGCGACTTTCGCCTCAATCAGCAAGATACTCAAGCCAGAATCTTTTAAAGCAGAGGCTAGAGTTAACCCAATAATCCCACCGCCGACAATTACCAAATCATATTCATATCCCCGCAAGTCTGGCGGTGTTGGTTGAGGGGAGAGAGGTTGCTCAAGCTGCGTTAGGGCCATTGTTAAGTTAGGTTACAGCGTCTTTTACTCTTATTTTGACGCGATCGCGCCTCCTTGAGCAAGTTAATAAAAAACCCGTTGATTGGTAGGGATTTCAACGGGGTTAAATAATGCAGTTATTTTTTCAGATAAACCAACACTAAACTTTATTACAGAGCTACTAGAAACTTTTGCACATAATAGTAACTATTTATGAGTTTTAGGAGCTAGGTTTTTAGCATGATGCTTGTGATGTTTGTGGTGTTTTATTTTATGAGTTTTGTTCTCTTTTGTGCTAGCAACATGGTGGATAGTTTTAGCTTGAGCTTGAGATGCAAAAACTGTTACGGGCGCAGCAAAAATTAAAGCCAAAACTAGAACTTTAGCGAACTTATTCATTTGAAAATCCTCATCAGGTAATCGACAACTTAACTATCCAATAGGTATATGTCATAAGTTTGTAATTGATATGAATCTTTCATGTCTATTTTTACAACCGTAAAATATCCCAATCACAAGAAATACTTAGCCAAAAAATACCAATAGACATAATGCTGGCATTTAAAACTTAGATGTAAATTTTGGAATTTACATAAGATATCTGTGTGAATTTTGATTAAGAAAAGCTGAAAGTCATCAATTCTTCTGCTATTTCAAAGTTAGATGTGACATTTTGCACGTCATCCAAGCCTTCTAGAGTATCAATTAACTTGAAAAGCGATCGCGCCTGATCTGGATCGGTAACTTCTACACTATTACTAGGAATCCAGCAAAATTCGGCATCAGTTACCTTAAAGCCTTGATTTTTGAGCGTCTGACTAAGGGTTTCTAAATTGCCAATATCAGTAAAAACTTCAGCCATCTCATCTTCAGCCATCTCATAAGATTCAGCACCGCCTTCGAGGGATGCTTCTAAAAGCTGTTCTTCGTCAATCACACTCTGCACTACACAAACGCCTTTTTGATCGAACATCCAGCTAACGCAACCTGTTTCACCAAGATTGCCACCATTTTTACTAAAAGCTACACGCAAGTCAGCAGCAGTGCGATTGCGATTATCTGTGAAGGCTTCGATTAAAATCGCTACACCACAAGGGCCATAGCCTTCGTAGCGAATCGCCTCAAAGATAGCGTTATCACCGCCAAAAGTACCTGCACCTTTAGCGATCGCTCGTTCAATATTATCATTGGGGATACTCGCTGCTTTTGCCTTGTCAATTGCCGTGCGAAGTTGAAAATTCAGCGCCGGATCTGGTACACCGCTTCTAGCCGCCACAATAATCGCCCGCGATAACTGAGTGAAGGTTTTCCCCTTTTTTGCATCTACTACGGCTTTTTGGCGCTTAATATTTGCCCATTTACTATGTCCTGCCATAATCTGAAATTATCAAAACTCTATTCAAGATTAGGATAAAAACGCTGGCAAAAACCATGACTTAAGATAATTGTGCAACTCTACATCAAAATGGCAAAGTTATGTTGAAGCAGCTACGAGAATCGATCAATCATTTTAATCAACATTATGCACAATTTTTTTCGCCTCCTCGCTATGCCAAGCGAAAAAGAAAGTGTCAAATTATCTTAGGAGATTACTGTTTGTATTATTCGTAGGCATAATAGCTTTAGTTGGATGTCAAAGTATTCTACCTGTTATTAAGGAAAATCAAGTAATTCATTTAACCCTGTGGCAAGGTGTAAATCCGCCGCCAAATCGGGATGTGCTGCAAAAGCTGGTAGACAAATTTAATCAATCCCACCCAAATATTCAGGTAGAGTCGCTTTATATTGGGCAACAGGATCAGCAAACGCCCAAGATTTTAGCAGCAGTAGTAGGAAATGCACCCCCAGATTTATTGTGGTACAATCCGACGATCGCAGGTCAATTGGTAGAACTCAATGCACTTTTACCTTTGGATGAAATGCTGGAGAAATCTCCAATCAAAGCCGAAATTGACCCCGCTTTGTATGGATCGATGAAATACAACGGTAAAATTTGGTCTGTGCCCTTTGCTACAAATAATGTTGGTATTTTTTACCGCCCAAGTTTGTTTAAGGCGGCAGGGATTACTGAATTACCCAGGACTTGGCAGGAGTTTGCACAAGTTGCCAAGAAATTAACTCGTGATACCAATGGTGATGGCCGAACCGATCAATATGGGATGTTTCTACCTTTGGGGAAGGGAGAATTTACAGTGTTCACCTGGTTGCCGTTTATGTGGAGTGGCGGTGGTGAGTTAGTAAGTGGTGATTCACAGAATGCAGCAGCAGTAAATTTGCAAAATAATCAAGGCGCGATCGCAGCTTTGCAATTCTGGCGTGATTTAATTACGGAAGGTTCCGCCATTTTATCTGGCCCAGAACGAGGTTATGAGACAGATGACTTGCTCAGTGGTAAAGTTGCAATGCAATTAAATGGCCCTTGGACTCTGGGGCAATTTCAAGAGACTGGTGTCGATTTTGATGTTTTTCCCATTCCTGTTGGACAAAAACCTGCTACTGTTATTGGTGGTGAGAATCTCTTCTTTTTCAAAACTACACCGAAACGTCAAATAGCAGCCTTTAAGTTTGTTGAGTATGCTTTGAGTGAAGAATTTCAGACAGAATTAGCATTGGGAACTGGTTATTTGCCAGTGAATTTGAAATCTCGTGAAAGTCCAAAATATCAGGATTTTGTCAAAAAAATACCACAGGTGAAGGTATTTTTAGATCAAGCTAAATATGGGCGATCGCGTCCCATATTTCCTGGTTATAATCGGATTTCTGACAGTGTAGGCCGGGCGATTGAATCTGTATTGTTGGGTAAAAGTTTGCCAGCAGACTCACTCAAAGCAACACAGCAACGTTTGGATTTGATTTTCAAGTGATTAAGGTGCGTATACCGCCGTAGGCATCGCATCCCATTTAAATAAAATACGCTTAGGTTAATAAAATTGCTTTGTGAGGCTGCGCCAAATTTTCTTTCTTTGTGTCCTACCCTGCGGGAAGCCGCTCCGCGTCTATGCGCTCTTTGCGGTTCGTTCCTCATATATTCATACAGAATTGGTATAAGGCTTAACTCTTTGTCAGAGTCAATTTTTTTTAACGAACCACATTTGCGTAGCGTCTCGTCAGAGAAGGACGCAAAGGACGCAAAGGAAGAGAAGGAAGAAATGCTCAACTGAATTGTATTGCCGTTTAAATTACAAATGGTTCAAGTTCGCGGTTATACCACTCATCTTCAATCCGTTCAGTTACCAACGGTCTGATGATAAACTTGGGTGGGCTACCATCCAAAACATCAATCCGCACACATGAGTAAGGTAGGCGGTTCTGAAAATTGTCATCATGACGACCTACAAAAAGCGTTGAATCAGCAACTTTCCGAGTGGGTTTACCTGCAATATCTGTAAAAGTCTCCATCAATTCAGTCCCCTTTCGCCTTTGATAGCGAGGACGATGACCGCTACCACCAGAGATAATACAGTTAATGTGAGAGTCAGCAAATCCGGTATCAGTTGTGCGAAGATGCTCCAAACAGTGAGCGTGACCATTTAAAATTAAATCGACTATGGGACGTTCTTTAATTAGAGAACCAAGATTTTCTGCCACTTGTTCAAACACCCAGCGCAAACGGTGACGAACCGCCAAGGTTTGTGCCTGATTCCACTTAGTAGCTTCTGTAACGAATGGCGGATGGTGGAAAAATATTATACGTCCGCGCACTTCGGAAGTGTTCCAAGATTCGATTAGTCTGCTTCGCAACCATTCAAGTTGTTCAAAGTCGATCGCAGGCATTTTATGAGATGCCAACTGTTTTTCAATATCGATTTTGATTTCGTTTATTTGGTCTAATTTGGCGCTAAGTTCATCGAGTTCTTCAGCTTCAGCAGGTTTATCTGGGTTGAGGGCATCGCATATTCCCAATATCTGCAATTCTTCTCGATCTATTTCCTGGCGACGCTTTTGCAATTCCCGGCGGTAAATTTCTCCCTCTTCAGTTGCAGGTAAAGGTGATGGTGTATTAAAGGTATTAGAATCCAGCGCAAAAAAGTCAATACCGCCATAACGAAAGGTGTAATAGCGATTGGGTAAGCGGGTAAACTGTCCAGGTTCGTAACGCAAACACCGCCCTGTGTCAGTTTTAGCAGTATAGTGTTTATCTAAATGACGTTCTAATTCTTGCGGGGAAGCGATCGCTTGAGTATAGTCCATAAATGCCCGTGCATAAGCATTCCCTTGATACGATCCATGCCAGCCAATCTCGATATCTTTGTAGCGGAACAGGCGACGTAATGAAGATGTTGTGCCAGTCAATAAACGGTATATCAACGGTACATCGTAATAATCATGATTACCTGGTACTGGCAAGAATGGCATATTAAACACCATACGGTCATAAGGAATGCTTTTCGGGTTGTCACCACCTACAATAAATTCCCGGTAAGGCTCAATAAAGCTTCTTGAATAATATTCTTGAGAACCAACCACATAGATTACATCACCTGTGTGCAACACAAAACTGCAATCATCCCGGTGAGGAAGCATCAATTCGGCAACTTTTCGTTGAGGATGATGGCGAGAATGGGATTTGGTGCCGGAATCACCAATAACCATAAAGGAAAATTCTGGACTATCTTCCCTACGATCGTCAATAACCATTCTGGTTTGGTCAATTCCCCGTTGCACAAAACTTGGATGCATCCACCGCACCCGTTCCTTCATCTTTTGAATTTTTACAGGAATCGGTGGATCGGAAATCAATTTCATGGCTGATAACTCTTGCTTGAATGCTTAACGCACAAGCTGATTGTAACGAAACAAGACTTATGTACACCGTAGCTTTAGCAAGAGGAAGGGATTATGGGTTGTGGGACAAGTGTTTAAACTTAAGTTTACACCTATGAGTAATGCTGTACCCTTACATATAGATATCATTCAAATACATGAAAACTGCTGTAAATTAAATTTTTCACCTGATACTATGCAGTTTTAGCGTTTTCACTAGCTAATTCTTTTGGAGTCGCCCTTAAACGTGTTGCTCTGCTTTTGCGAATGCGATCGCTTTTACGAACAGCACCCGCCATTTCATATTCACGGCTATCTTTGCCGTATTTAAAAGCAACTCCAATCAACATTTTCTCTGTAAGATCACTTAAAATTTTGTCCAATTCTTCCATCTCAGTTCTAGAAGAGTCAATCACGGCTAGAGCAGTATTATAAGCATCTATTTTGCTACGGTACTGCTCAATTAGTTGTGTCATGTTTTGCAAGTTACGAGCATCCCCAAAATCCATGCTGGGATCAATTGCTTTAAGTCCAGCTACTCTTAATTCAGCTTTTTCTAAAACGCGGTATGTACGTTTTTGAGCAGGCATCAATGTATCCTTTTTATTGCTTTAGAGCTAGTTTGCTTTACTAAAGCTGTGTTTTAGTTCAGTAAAATCCTCATATATTAGTGTTTAATATGACATAAATATCAGTATTTCCCACAAAAATTATGGGTTTGTTGATGAACAGAACGATTTTGTTGATGAACAGAATAATTTTATTGATGAAACGCATGAGTTTGTTGATGAACAGAATGATTTTATTGATGAAACGCATGAGTTTGTTGATGAACAGAATGATTTTATTGATGAAACGCATGAGTTTGTTGATGAAAAGCAGTGCTATCAACCGACTTAAGCAATTTCGTCACATCGCTACCCGATACGAGAAACTTGCTGCAAATTATACAGCCATGATTGCGATCGCCTCCATTCTCTTATGGTTATAGTTTGAAAACACGCCCTAGCAGTAAGAGAATTAGTCAGCAAAATTTTTAGAACATAAATAGTTTATTTTTGTTCAATAAAAAGCCACAATCAAAGATTAAATAATTTCCCTCTCCCATAGAATCAACAGATATTAGGCAATCCTGTTATTCAGTGGTAAAGCCTAAAGTAGTCATAAATTCTGAGGGGAATCAACATGGAAAAGCACAAAAGAAGTTATAACAGTCACTTAGAAATCAACAATCTAATTGATGATGCTGTAAATAATGCCGTAGCACGACGGAATCAAGGTTTGGATTCAGAAGATGCTTTGTCATCTGTGTCTGATGAGGAAGCTAAAAGTGTTGCAGGTGGTATAGCAGCAGTTGCAACAGTTGGTCTAATTGCTAAACCTCCGATTATTATCGGACGCATCATTACAACAGGAATCAT
This window contains:
- a CDS encoding ABC transporter substrate-binding protein translates to MSNYLRRLLFVLFVGIIALVGCQSILPVIKENQVIHLTLWQGVNPPPNRDVLQKLVDKFNQSHPNIQVESLYIGQQDQQTPKILAAVVGNAPPDLLWYNPTIAGQLVELNALLPLDEMLEKSPIKAEIDPALYGSMKYNGKIWSVPFATNNVGIFYRPSLFKAAGITELPRTWQEFAQVAKKLTRDTNGDGRTDQYGMFLPLGKGEFTVFTWLPFMWSGGGELVSGDSQNAAAVNLQNNQGAIAALQFWRDLITEGSAILSGPERGYETDDLLSGKVAMQLNGPWTLGQFQETGVDFDVFPIPVGQKPATVIGGENLFFFKTTPKRQIAAFKFVEYALSEEFQTELALGTGYLPVNLKSRESPKYQDFVKKIPQVKVFLDQAKYGRSRPIFPGYNRISDSVGRAIESVLLGKSLPADSLKATQQRLDLIFK
- a CDS encoding YebC/PmpR family DNA-binding transcriptional regulator → MAGHSKWANIKRQKAVVDAKKGKTFTQLSRAIIVAARSGVPDPALNFQLRTAIDKAKAASIPNDNIERAIAKGAGTFGGDNAIFEAIRYEGYGPCGVAILIEAFTDNRNRTAADLRVAFSKNGGNLGETGCVSWMFDQKGVCVVQSVIDEEQLLEASLEGGAESYEMAEDEMAEVFTDIGNLETLSQTLKNQGFKVTDAEFCWIPSNSVEVTDPDQARSLFKLIDTLEGLDDVQNVTSNFEIAEELMTFSFS
- a CDS encoding FAD-dependent hydroxylase; amino-acid sequence: MALTQLEQPLSPQPTPPDLRGYEYDLVIVGGGIIGLTLASALKDSGLSILLIEAKVASAAVAKGQAYAVHQLSALIYQGIGVWDRMLPQIAKYCRVRLSDADYPNVVEFTTDDIHTAELGYVAEHQALLQPLQEFVQNCPNVTYLCPAEVVNTNYQQDIVEIDIKIADQLCTLRSKLLIAADGARSPIRQAAGIKTSGWKYWQSCIVAFVKPEKPHNNTAYERFWSSGPFAILPLPENRCRIVWTAPHEEAKALCALDDEQFLRELTRRYGDQMGKLELLGDRFVFQVQLMQSDRYVLPRLALIGDAAHNCHPVGGQGLNLGIRDAAALAQVLQTAHQAGKDIGDIQILKGYERWRKLENLTILGFTDLLDRMFSNNFLPVVMVRRLGLWFLQRVPFLKVFMLKLMIGLKGRTPELAKR
- a CDS encoding metallophosphoesterase gives rise to the protein MKLISDPPIPVKIQKMKERVRWMHPSFVQRGIDQTRMVIDDRREDSPEFSFMVIGDSGTKSHSRHHPQRKVAELMLPHRDDCSFVLHTGDVIYVVGSQEYYSRSFIEPYREFIVGGDNPKSIPYDRMVFNMPFLPVPGNHDYYDVPLIYRLLTGTTSSLRRLFRYKDIEIGWHGSYQGNAYARAFMDYTQAIASPQELERHLDKHYTAKTDTGRCLRYEPGQFTRLPNRYYTFRYGGIDFFALDSNTFNTPSPLPATEEGEIYRRELQKRRQEIDREELQILGICDALNPDKPAEAEELDELSAKLDQINEIKIDIEKQLASHKMPAIDFEQLEWLRSRLIESWNTSEVRGRIIFFHHPPFVTEATKWNQAQTLAVRHRLRWVFEQVAENLGSLIKERPIVDLILNGHAHCLEHLRTTDTGFADSHINCIISGGSGHRPRYQRRKGTELMETFTDIAGKPTRKVADSTLFVGRHDDNFQNRLPYSCVRIDVLDGSPPKFIIRPLVTERIEDEWYNRELEPFVI